In Desulfuribacillus alkaliarsenatis, the following proteins share a genomic window:
- a CDS encoding S-layer homology domain-containing protein: MKKISLLAVLLLILVFSSQAVAYGSESTTLQKYYPIDYSDHWAYAELDDFINADLLEGYINAIGDIEIRPNNHITRAEFAALLVRALQVEDNQQGKTFKDVSNTESWYYNIAKVASGNGIATGTDDGYFLPNERISREAIATMIARAFADSIDFNAGDVKHFADTPSIWAVESVAKVSKADIIKGYNTEAGAMKEFRPQANATRAEAVTMLHRALHLQQSQLPEKNELTKLIESFYNEYFGAIANADSTQLLSISEQYTTGFQRHAADIEADFIDYIIDAGGTYIIDNVIEGNIASVYLRNKFAVIEIENFVYEIEIIQADSSTSKQKDVSGTYYMKEMSNGSWKIYYIKYNNIFG; encoded by the coding sequence ATGAAAAAAATCAGTCTATTAGCAGTATTGTTATTAATATTAGTTTTTTCTTCCCAGGCAGTAGCTTACGGTTCAGAATCTACTACACTGCAAAAATACTACCCAATCGACTATAGTGACCACTGGGCCTATGCTGAATTAGATGATTTTATCAATGCTGACTTATTAGAGGGATATATAAACGCAATTGGTGACATAGAAATTAGACCAAACAATCATATAACACGTGCTGAGTTTGCTGCTTTACTGGTTAGGGCGCTACAGGTAGAAGATAATCAGCAAGGGAAAACCTTCAAGGATGTTTCCAATACAGAAAGCTGGTATTACAATATTGCCAAGGTTGCAAGTGGTAACGGCATTGCTACAGGAACGGATGATGGTTATTTTCTGCCAAATGAAAGAATTAGTCGTGAGGCTATTGCTACAATGATTGCCAGGGCTTTTGCTGATTCGATTGATTTTAATGCTGGGGATGTAAAGCATTTTGCTGATACTCCAAGCATTTGGGCTGTAGAGAGTGTTGCCAAGGTCAGTAAAGCTGATATTATTAAAGGCTACAATACTGAAGCAGGGGCTATGAAAGAATTCAGGCCACAGGCAAATGCAACCCGTGCTGAAGCTGTAACAATGCTTCATAGAGCGCTCCATTTACAGCAGAGTCAACTGCCAGAAAAAAATGAGTTGACTAAATTAATTGAAAGTTTTTATAATGAGTATTTTGGAGCAATAGCTAACGCTGACAGTACGCAATTACTAAGCATCAGTGAACAATATACCACAGGATTTCAAAGGCATGCAGCAGACATAGAAGCTGACTTTATAGACTATATTATTGATGCAGGCGGCACTTATATAATTGATAATGTTATTGAAGGAAATATTGCTTCAGTGTATTTGCGTAATAAATTTGCTGTTATAGAAATTGAAAACTTTGTCTATGAAATTGAAATTATACAAGCGGATAGCAGTACTTCTAAACAAAAAGATGTAAGTGGAACATATTATATGAAGGAAATGTCTAATGGAAGCTGGAAGATATATTATATTAAATACAATAATATATTTGGATAG
- a CDS encoding DUF2179 domain-containing protein, protein MSLLFGYLFIFGARILDVSMGTIRMLMLMRGQKYYAAFIGFFEVIIFIVVLGIVVNELENPINLIMYGLGFATGNIVGGWLEEKLAVGFLNVQIISKNHSKTLTEVLRESGYGVTVIDSHGWEGERDILNLQIKRKDLADVQKIIASTDANAYVTIFDTRKALGGYFKQQSKKK, encoded by the coding sequence GTGAGTTTGTTATTTGGGTATCTATTTATATTTGGTGCACGAATTCTCGATGTATCAATGGGGACGATTCGCATGCTAATGCTAATGCGCGGTCAGAAATATTACGCTGCCTTCATTGGCTTTTTTGAGGTAATTATATTTATTGTCGTGCTAGGGATTGTTGTGAATGAGCTTGAAAACCCCATTAACTTAATTATGTACGGCTTAGGCTTTGCTACGGGTAACATCGTCGGTGGATGGCTTGAAGAAAAGCTAGCGGTTGGTTTCCTAAACGTGCAAATTATTTCAAAGAATCATAGTAAAACATTAACTGAGGTTCTGCGTGAGAGCGGCTACGGAGTGACAGTAATTGACTCCCATGGCTGGGAAGGCGAAAGAGATATATTGAATTTACAGATTAAGCGTAAGGATTTAGCAGATGTACAGAAAATTATTGCTAGCACTGATGCTAATGCTTATGTTACTATTTTTGATACAAGAAAAGCCCTTGGTGGTTATTTTAAACAGCAGTCAAAGAAAAAATAA
- the racE gene encoding glutamate racemase, giving the protein MSTRPIGVLDSGVGGLTVVKELMRQLPRENIVYYGDTAHCPYGIRDLSQVRDFTFRIIEFLLKQDVKMIVLACNTATAASMAEASKHFDIPILGVIQPGVRAAISATRNNRVGIIGTEGTINSSVYQNTILKINPNMFVVSQACQPFVSLVEQNLVYSKDARRLIAEYLEPVKTQHVDTLVLGCTHYPLMANAISMVMGPEVELISSAEETARETIAILYQNEILNWSEDANNQYKPTYKFYVSGHTRPFSEIGSRWLNMNVNAEIETLGVR; this is encoded by the coding sequence GTGAGTACTAGACCGATAGGAGTTTTAGATTCAGGTGTAGGCGGTTTAACGGTAGTTAAAGAGCTTATGCGCCAATTGCCAAGGGAAAATATTGTATACTATGGAGACACAGCCCATTGTCCATACGGGATTCGTGACTTATCCCAGGTGAGGGATTTTACCTTTAGGATAATCGAGTTTTTATTAAAGCAGGACGTAAAGATGATTGTACTAGCTTGTAATACAGCAACTGCTGCGAGCATGGCTGAGGCCAGTAAGCACTTCGATATACCTATCCTTGGCGTAATTCAGCCAGGGGTGCGCGCGGCTATTTCAGCTACACGGAATAATCGCGTAGGGATTATTGGCACAGAAGGAACAATTAACAGTAGTGTCTATCAAAATACGATTCTAAAAATCAATCCAAACATGTTCGTAGTCAGTCAGGCTTGTCAGCCCTTTGTCTCATTAGTTGAGCAAAACCTTGTCTATTCTAAGGATGCACGTCGTTTGATTGCTGAATACTTAGAGCCAGTTAAAACTCAGCACGTAGACACCTTAGTTCTAGGCTGTACCCATTATCCGTTGATGGCTAATGCAATTAGTATGGTGATGGGGCCAGAGGTAGAGCTGATAAGCTCAGCGGAAGAAACAGCCAGGGAGACGATTGCGATATTATATCAGAATGAAATACTAAATTGGTCTGAAGATGCCAATAATCAATATAAGCCAACCTACAAATTTTACGTTAGTGGTCATACGCGACCATTCTCGGAAATTGGCTCAAGGTGGCTTAATATGAATGTTAACGCAGAGATTGAGACCCTAGGGGTTCGATAA